In one Bombyx mori chromosome 22, ASM3026992v2 genomic region, the following are encoded:
- the LOC101744384 gene encoding protein FAM32A-like, whose product MGDDDEYACVNKTQLKIKDNSGIKKRKKKKAKKETEKIVEKEIKQQIQQPTNVDRRTKAEIAYQNMQEKMQKQRILQKAEMTHKQRVEKFNQHLDSLTEHFDIPKVSWTK is encoded by the exons atgggTGATGATGACGAATATGCCTGTGTCAACAAGACACAGctgaaaataaaagataattctGGAATTAAGaagagaaagaaaaagaaagccAAAAAAGAAACTGAAAAGATAgtagaaaaagaaataaaacaacaaatccAGCAACCAACCAATGTCGATCGAAGAACCAAAGCCGAGATTGCATATCAAAATATGCAGGAAAAAATG CAAAAACAAAGAATATTACAAAAGGCTGAGATGACACATAAGCAGAGAGTGGAAAAATTTAATCAACACCTTGACAGTTTGACAGAGCACTTTGATATTCCAAAAGTTTCTTGGACTAAATAA